The Coleofasciculus chthonoplastes PCC 7420 sequence CGGATGGCTGCCGATTTTGATAACTTCCGCAAGCGGACGGCTAAAGAAAAAGAAGATTTAGACCATCAAGTAAAGCGTAATACTCTGGGCGAGTTATTATCCGTGGTTGATAACTTTGAGCGGGCGCGATCGCAAATCAAACCTCAAAATGATGGGGAGATGGCGGTGCATAAGAGTTATCAGGGGATCTACAAACAACTGGTGGAATCCTTCAAACGTCTTGGGGTTTCGCCGATGCGTCCGGAAGGAACAGAGTTTGATCCCAATTTCCATGAAGCAGTGATGCGACAGCCGAGTGAGGAATATGACGAAGGAATCGTCATCGAACAACTGATGCGTGGCTATTTCTTGGGCGATCGCGTATTGCGTCATGCCATGGTTAAAGTTGCTGCGGCTCCAGAGCCCGTGGTAACCTCAGAGGAAGACACCTCGACAGAACCAGAAAGTTAAGCGGCACGGGGATACTCCCCCCTTGGGTGTCCATCTCTAAAACAATCAACCCCAAACAACGGTTGAGCGCACGTCAGGTGAGTTCTGTAACCACAGATTACCACCTTAAAAAGAAAACCTTACCGATCAGATAGGCCGAAGCGCTATGGGAAAAGTCATTGGCATCGACCTGGGCACAACAAATAGTTGCGTGGCTGTCCTCGAAGGAGGTAAGCCCCTCGTCATTTCCAGTACGGAAGGCGGACGAACCACACCGAGTATTGTGGGATTTGGTAAATCGAATGAGCGCTTGGTTGGTCAACTAGCGAAGCGTCAGGCAGTTCCCAATGCAGAAAATACTGTCCATAGTATTAAACGGTTTATTGGTCGTCGATGGGAGGACACGGTAGAGGAGCGATCGCGAGTTCCCTATAACTGTGTTAAGGGTCGCGACGATACGGTTGATGTCCAGATCCGCTCCCATCAATATACCCCGCAGGAAATCTCTGCCATGATCCTGCAAAAGCTGAAAGCCGATGCCGAAAACTTTCTCGGTGAACCCGTAGAACAAGCGGTGATTACAGTCCCTGCCTATTTTACCGATGCTCAACGGCAAGCAACCAAAGATTCCGGCACCATCGCCGGTTTAGAAGTGCTGCGGATCATCAACGAACCAACCGCCGCAGCATTGGCGTATGGGCTGGACAAGCAAGACGAAGAACACCAAGTTCTCGTCTTTGACTTAGGCGGCGGTACGTTTGATGTCTCGGTGATGCAACTGGGCGACGGCGTATTTGAAGTCAAAGCCACGTCTGGCAACAATCATCTAGGGGGCGATGACTTCGATAACGTGATCGTGCGCTGGATGATCCAGGAGTTCAAAGAACAAGAAGGCATCGACATCGGCGCAGATAAAATGGCGCTACAGCGTTTGCGAGAAGCCGCAGAAAAGGCAAAAATTGAACTCTCTAGCATGTTGAACACCTCGATCAACCTGCCGTTTATTACCGCA is a genomic window containing:
- the grpE gene encoding nucleotide exchange factor GrpE, with the translated sequence MSDEDKQPNTTLQQTDEQKAVNSDNPDLNEATSEEEVGTQPDVESPSTAEAATAEVTTEAAETSAGQGVESESAESDSAGLPGQQEDVAVIETLQQENELLKAQLEEVNQQFEAFKTQSMRMAADFDNFRKRTAKEKEDLDHQVKRNTLGELLSVVDNFERARSQIKPQNDGEMAVHKSYQGIYKQLVESFKRLGVSPMRPEGTEFDPNFHEAVMRQPSEEYDEGIVIEQLMRGYFLGDRVLRHAMVKVAAAPEPVVTSEEDTSTEPES